From the genome of Chroicocephalus ridibundus chromosome 1, bChrRid1.1, whole genome shotgun sequence, one region includes:
- the P2RY6 gene encoding P2Y purinoceptor 6 isoform X1 — protein sequence MFFSLPRRPQSSCDPSPASAGAGAGAGRSGEERGGPGAERGRRRAAAGRPRALSAAADPAYPAAGAAKGATPAERTLTGGTTTMANLTALIGAGRNSCTFHEEFKQVLLPLVYSLVFMVGLPLNAVVIGQIWVARKALSRSMIYMLNLAMADLLYVCSLPLLIYNYTQKDYWPFGDFTCKFIRFQFYTNLHGSIFFLTCISIQRYLGICHPLASWHKKKGKKLTWLVCAAVWFIVIAQCLPTFVFASTGTQRNRTVCYDLSPPDRSAAYFPYGITLTVTGFLLPFVAILGCYCSMARILCQKDELIGLAVHKRKDKAVRMIIIVVIVFSISFFPFHLTKTIYLIVRSSPSLPCPALQAFAIAYKCTRPFASMNSVLDPILFYFTKRKFRESTRYLLDKMSSKWRHDNCVTYGS from the exons atgtttttttctctcccccgccgcccccaatCCAGCTGtgacccttccccagcctccgCAGGtgccggggccggagcggggaggagcggggaggagcggggcggccccggggcggagcggggccggcggcgggcggcagcggggcggccccgggcacTGAGCGCTGCTGCCGACCCGGCGTATCCCGCTGCCG GTGCTGCTAAAGGGGCCACACCAGCGGAGAGGACATTGACAGGGGGAACCACCACCATGGCCAACTTGACAGCCCTCATAGGGGCTGGGAGGAACTCGTGCACCTTCCATGAGGAGTTCAAGCAGGTCCTGCTGCCCCTGGTCTATTCCTTGGTGTTCATGGTGGGGTTGCCCTTGAACGCTGTGGTCATTGGGCAGATTTGGGTGGCCCGTAAGGCTCTCAGCCGGTCCATGATCTACATGCTGAACCTGGCCATGGCTGACCTGCTCTACGTCTGCTCCCTCCCACTTCTCATCTACAACTACACCCAGAAGGATTATTGGCCTTTTGGGGACTTCACCTGCAAATTCATCCGCTTCCAGTTCTACACCAACCTACACGGCAGCATCTTCTTCCTCACCTGCATCAGCATCCAGCGGTACCTGGGCATCTGCCACCCCTTGGCCTCATGGCAcaagaagaaggggaagaagctGACATGGCTGGTGTGTGCCGCGGTGTGGTTCATCGTCATCGCCCAGTGCCTGCCCACCTTTGTCTTCGCTTCCACCGGCACCCAAAGGAACCGTACTGTCTGCTACGACCTGAGCCCACCGGATCGCTCTGCTGCCTACTTCCCCTACGGCATCACCCTCACCGTCACCGGCTTCCTGCTGCCCTTCGTGGCCATCCTCGGCTGCTACTGCAGCATGGCCCGGATCCTGTGCCAGAAGGATGAGCTGATCGGCTTGGCGGTGCACAAGAGGAAGGACAAAGCTGTACGTATGATCATCATCGTGGTCATCGTCTTCTCCATCAGCTTCTTCCCCTTCCACCTCACCAAGACCATCTACCTGATTGTCCGTTCCTcacccagcctgccctgcccggctctgcAGGCATTTGCCATTGCCTACAAGTGCACGCGTCCCTTTGCCAGCATGAACAGTGTCCTTGACCCCATTCTCTTTTACTTCACCAAACGCAAGTTTCGTGAGAGCACCCGTTACCTCCTCGACAAGATGAGCTCCAAGTGGCGGCATGACAATTGTGTTACCTACGGCTCTTAG
- the P2RY6 gene encoding P2Y purinoceptor 6 isoform X2, whose amino-acid sequence MANLTALIGAGRNSCTFHEEFKQVLLPLVYSLVFMVGLPLNAVVIGQIWVARKALSRSMIYMLNLAMADLLYVCSLPLLIYNYTQKDYWPFGDFTCKFIRFQFYTNLHGSIFFLTCISIQRYLGICHPLASWHKKKGKKLTWLVCAAVWFIVIAQCLPTFVFASTGTQRNRTVCYDLSPPDRSAAYFPYGITLTVTGFLLPFVAILGCYCSMARILCQKDELIGLAVHKRKDKAVRMIIIVVIVFSISFFPFHLTKTIYLIVRSSPSLPCPALQAFAIAYKCTRPFASMNSVLDPILFYFTKRKFRESTRYLLDKMSSKWRHDNCVTYGS is encoded by the coding sequence ATGGCCAACTTGACAGCCCTCATAGGGGCTGGGAGGAACTCGTGCACCTTCCATGAGGAGTTCAAGCAGGTCCTGCTGCCCCTGGTCTATTCCTTGGTGTTCATGGTGGGGTTGCCCTTGAACGCTGTGGTCATTGGGCAGATTTGGGTGGCCCGTAAGGCTCTCAGCCGGTCCATGATCTACATGCTGAACCTGGCCATGGCTGACCTGCTCTACGTCTGCTCCCTCCCACTTCTCATCTACAACTACACCCAGAAGGATTATTGGCCTTTTGGGGACTTCACCTGCAAATTCATCCGCTTCCAGTTCTACACCAACCTACACGGCAGCATCTTCTTCCTCACCTGCATCAGCATCCAGCGGTACCTGGGCATCTGCCACCCCTTGGCCTCATGGCAcaagaagaaggggaagaagctGACATGGCTGGTGTGTGCCGCGGTGTGGTTCATCGTCATCGCCCAGTGCCTGCCCACCTTTGTCTTCGCTTCCACCGGCACCCAAAGGAACCGTACTGTCTGCTACGACCTGAGCCCACCGGATCGCTCTGCTGCCTACTTCCCCTACGGCATCACCCTCACCGTCACCGGCTTCCTGCTGCCCTTCGTGGCCATCCTCGGCTGCTACTGCAGCATGGCCCGGATCCTGTGCCAGAAGGATGAGCTGATCGGCTTGGCGGTGCACAAGAGGAAGGACAAAGCTGTACGTATGATCATCATCGTGGTCATCGTCTTCTCCATCAGCTTCTTCCCCTTCCACCTCACCAAGACCATCTACCTGATTGTCCGTTCCTcacccagcctgccctgcccggctctgcAGGCATTTGCCATTGCCTACAAGTGCACGCGTCCCTTTGCCAGCATGAACAGTGTCCTTGACCCCATTCTCTTTTACTTCACCAAACGCAAGTTTCGTGAGAGCACCCGTTACCTCCTCGACAAGATGAGCTCCAAGTGGCGGCATGACAATTGTGTTACCTACGGCTCTTAG